The Perca fluviatilis chromosome 18, GENO_Pfluv_1.0, whole genome shotgun sequence genomic interval CAGCTCACCCACTTATGTTCAATGGCACCACCGTAGAGTCAACCAAGACCCACCGTTGCTAGTTCTGGTCTCCGGTTACTCCAATGTGACAACCAAATGGGCCTCAGTCCTCTCTGTAAACAAAACAGGGGAATTATTTTCAGTTCCATAAAACTGAACATTGTAAGGTCAAAATAACACCTGTTATCAGCCCCAAGCGTTCATTTAAATGGCCCAGGCGTGGCTctgtgcagctgctgctgctacaaaCAAGCCGATGGTTAGCCAGGCAGTTAAATTAGCTCGCAAAGCAACGCTGAAGCGACTCAAAACAAATTACATGTAATAACTTGATATTACTAGCTAAGTCGTAACACATTAAATACACTCACCAATGTCAGAGACAATTCATTGTTTCAGGGACTAAACATTAGCAACGATACTGTTGAAGGCAGGTAGCTAACCGAACCAGCTGTCAACCAGCCAGCTAACGAGATCTGTACTACggtgttaacgttagctgttagctggtTTCAGAGGCGGCTAAAGGACGGTGTGCAAGGCGATCTCTCCGCTCTCGTCGGTCCTTTAGCTTACATTGACTGCACATCGGCACGAGCTGTCGATGTAGTGTGTTTcaagaaaacaaaaacgaaTAAATGTCCATCCAGATTGGCTAACTCGTTTTTTTTTACGAACGCAATGAATCATTAGCAGGCTAGTAGTGCTAGTTGACGAAAATACAAATAGCTGGAATCCAGTTGTTGACGGTGGGAGGGGCGGGACTACACCGCAGCAGCGAGAGCGTCACATGAACGTAGAATGTCAAGAATATAACGTCACCAGCCGGGATAGTTTGTCAGCTTTATATAAACTATAAGCAAGATTGACTGTTTTGTTTGTGAATTTTGTTTATGAATATGCACCACCAAAGCACAACAGCACATAAGACATAAGGGCCTTGATGTAATGGTCCATGTTTTATTATAGCCTATCTGAGGGCCCCCGTGTTATTCAGTGcttaattatattataattatatataatatttctatattaatttttcttttgtcaGCAGTGGTTAGTGGGACAACCTGTCAATTCAATATTGTTTCTCAGACGTCTTGTGACAAAGTGGATCAATGGAGGGCTGTTCTACCTAATATTACCTTATATTTATAGCTAGCACCCATGTAATTCACAGGTAAAGGAAGTTTGGCTCAAGTGCATGGGTCAAATGGATTATTCGAAAACCCCCTTGAGATCTGATTTTCAAGGTTTCAATAAGCTCAATTTGCAGAAgaaaaaatataagaaatatgTGGCTCTTTTGTCTCTTTCCAGTCGGACCACCTGTTAATACAGGAGAAGTAATTGCAGAGCTTTCAGGATGTTAGGGTGATCACATGCCAACAGGTTGTGCTGTTGTCGTAGATTTAGAGTAagtaagattttaaaaaaaggcaCTAGGTCTGAGAGATGATGTCATTTGCTCTGAATGCTGTGTGACAGCTTCTTCCAGACTGACGTGTGCTGTTGATGACAGATGTTATAGTTTTGGACACCTTCTTCATCGTTTTAGCAAATTCATGATGACACAATGCTTTGAATAGTTTTCCTCTTTCAATCTCACTACTGAAACATAATGACAACTGAATAATACAATGATTCTTTACATAACCTTTTAGGGTCAATACACATGTATGTATGAAGATAGCCTACTGAACATGAGTATACAGCAGGATAATGTCAGGCTGAAATGACagagagaattttttttatgtgtcctgctttattatttttaaataattaataaaaaaggttTGAGAGTCAGCTTATGAAGCCAATAGGTTCATCATGCACCGCCATAGAACAAAAAACATTGACTACACTAGTGACATCAAGTGGCTCACAGAAAGAACTGACATTGTTATGAAAACTAGTAATGCATCTTGAGTCACCGTTAATTGATTACTTTGTTTTTGAAGAGTACAAATTGAAGACGAAACAAAAACCTGCCAAcaatcttttttgtgtgtgtgtgtgttctcataaTGAATTCTGTGTTTTTCCTCCAAACAGTGTTGTCCAGACATTAGGTGCTGGCAGAATAACAAAGACGTACATTAGGAGCCATTGTCCCCTGTGATtattaaagttattaatattaatgcaaCCTTTAAGACTTTGTCAAAGATGGTCCCATTATTTGGAGCTCCTCAAAATCTTTTATTAATACAATGTTAAAAAACAGATTGTACCCCAGTGCATCAGGTTATTATGACACAGAGATATCAAAGGTAAGCAGCTGTTTTCGACTGATCCTCCTAATATACACAGACAAGTACAATACTAACAAAAACGATTGTATTTCCCAAAAAATACTGACTTAATATGGTAAAAAGGTACAATTAAatgattatatattatattttcatACTGTAtcaagatatactgtatgtttttaaggtttgaatttttttttcaaacgttttctatttttattttaacattaataagtGACACAACATAACGAACAAgttaaacacagcacagaggaaCCGATAAGTCACTTCCCCTCAAATCCCCACCCATCCAACCCAGCACAGGTCCCAAATGgggacagacaacacacacccatgcacactgacaaacacacaccagtaaGGACACACAACATCCAaaagacaaaattaaaaaagatagacaaaataaaagcaatagagaggagagaaaaaaaaagggggcagcTGGTGTCGACTGCAGCAGTCCAGAAGGAGCTCAGTCCTCCAAATCAGGGGATAAGCTGAGGGAGTCTTTAAGGTTTGAATTTAAATTTTCAAAAAAtccaaaaaaatccaaaaaaatCCAAAGAGCCAAAAAGCAGTAATTCTCTCCTCATTGCACAACATGACATTTGATAGCACTAGGAtgaattattaaaaacatatatttgtgGAAAGGTTGAACTTTTACAGCTTCCaccttaaaagaaaaagagccaTTTTATTCCACTTTTCTCCACAACTGAACCACCAAACAGCATGGAGGAATATACATCATAACTCATTTACACAAAAAATGTCAAGTCAGATAGAGAACTGATGTAAAATTGCACTCAGTGAAGCGGGATGAAAATAAATAACCTGTCAACATAAAAAAAGGCCGTTGCACCTTCAGACTCATGTATCTCTTCATTTGACTTCGCCGCGAGTCTTCAATTGAGAAAGAATGTTGTCGACCTGCAACAGAGCAAAACAAGAAACGTCCATTTAACAATTAAAGTTTAAATAtgttcattatctaaagacaacAATGAGATTTTAGTATTTTTACTAAACCTTTTTACAATTGCAAAATTCaccaacattttcattttatgaatTGAattatatgttgttgttttctttaaagattattttttgggggcttttccacctttaaatttgacaggacagctaggtgagagaggggaaagacatgcaggaaatcatcacaggtcggattcaaaccctggacctctgagtcgaggcataaacctctcagtatatgtgcgcctgctctacctactgagccaacccggccactatATGTTGTTTTAATGGATAAGACAATCATCGTATACTGCTAAAACTTTCTTTCATATGAAAGCATTTATGAATATTTAagatttagtttgtttttgtcattccaCTTTTGCCATTCTACATTTTGTGAACTTTATTTTATCCCCTGGTGTTTCATGGTCCctgtgttattgttattttgttttttagttttcatctgctgttttttttcttcctgtaaaGCGCTTTGCAACCTTGTTAAGAAAAGAagcatataaataaagtttattaatattattaaaaaagtcacacaaaaaaaaaaagagtctacAATTATTTTGGGTGCACACTCCAGTCTCAATATAAATAGAAAGACATCACTCACTGGGATGAACCAGTGAGACTGCTGCCCGTAGCGAAGCTGCGACTTGAAGTTCATCGTACTGGCTGGAGCCAGAGCgtggaggtggaggtgtggAACAGATGAGAATGGAGGCACATGGAACCCCATCCTGCACAGAGTCAATGTGGGTTTGAAAACAGACACATCGGCAAAGGTTTCCATAGAAATGATTAAAAGCTAAATTATTTCTGTGATGCAAAAGCGACACcgaaaataatttaaaagttgATCACAAGTCACAACTCTGGTAATATCAGGAGACTGATTTACCTGACGTCATTCAGGTTGCTGACTTTATTCTTCTCTAGTATACTCCTTCCCATTTTTTCCATCCGCTCCACTATCAACAAACAAATCACATCAATATGGTGCCGTCATACAGCCTAAAAAACAAGAGTAGGCCTACATATAGGGGTATATTTGCTGTGTAAAATGATTACTCATCTCACTTTTATATATCCATAAAAGGCAGTGACTCAGGTACGCCTTTTGGTTTTCACCAAGCATTAAAAGATATGGAGTAAAATAATAAGTGGATAATCATTCACATTTTCAGTGGGTTTTCAAAGTTTATATCTGtgtttaaaaagaagaagagggcaTACCGTAAGAGTTCAAGTTATTCCTGTTCCCCAGGACACAATCAGAGAGGATGCTTTCTGATGTCACTGGGAAATATGGAACCCCATATAGAGTGCAGCCATGACCTCTTCAGAGACAATGATTTTGGCTTTATGTTTCCATTATCACACCAAAAATAAGGACACATTCTGGCTTCATTGACAGATATTAACCAGTAATTAAAGCTTACTTGGATTTTCCTGTAACCTAACAATCAAATCAAAGACTGCTCAATTATCTGTCTTTATTGAACTTCTACCAATAGAATGATAGAAAAAGACGTTGCTTTCCTGCTTGAGCTACTGGCTACTAGCGGTGAGATTGGTTAGTTGGGTATCAGGGTAGCCAATcggaggcagagtagggcgggtcatGCCTTCGCTCACCTAGAGGTATGTCGTCCTCCTGGAGAGTTTTGCAGTTGTTGATATGCGTCCTGGGAACAACAAGGTAATGATGTGTGGCGCTAGGTTTTATGTCACGAAAACAAAGCAGCTCATCGTCCTGTACAgaggtacagagagagagagagagagagagagagagagagagagagagagagagagagagagagagagagagagatagaaagttGTAGAACTTATAAAcatgaattaattaatgaaCAGTCGGTTCTTACACTTAGCAGGATTTCTGCGTCAGTCTGGTTGTTCGCTATTTGGCAGAAAGGACAGTCTTCGCTCCCAGAAGCGCCCTGAGTCCCCATTTGTGTAGTCTAAAGTCTCGTTAGTGAGCTCATCACTGGTTGAGTCAGAATACCGATAAAGTGTGGGCGTGTCTGCGATCAGGAGCCAGGACGCCTCGGACAACTAGCCGCTGATCGAGTCGGTCCAGTGCTGCGTTCACGGGAACCGCGTAAATTCTTACGTCAAACTACTTACAGTTTTTGCCGATTGCCtacacactgaaatcaaaaatattacacaattatcaaaaccTTACGCTCAAGTAGCAAACCATTGGCCCAGATGTGCACGACTATCAACACAATGTCAGCCTCACACTTTTTGCACACAGTGATTTGctaaacactaaacacacttgtatacattagacacagaagtatatcaggatgtcacttccttgcaattcTAAAGCACTGACTGTCAAATGACCATGAGCCGATCTGTGAAACACGGCCTTCAGGTGCGCAAACAcgattgcttaattgtagacacaccaatcaggtttaggtgctataaaaatgcagcaggtaagtttagtatatatatattttttttctattttgtaattgtaacctgtactggatacagtattttatgtttatctgttatttgctgagctaacagtgttttgcacactactgtagtgaaaactgggacatgttttgttgggattctccatgttgactgatttgggtatatgaagagaaataaatgatatgttcctcagtctgcagcattgggcttgtgtagtgtttggtgaacttattgtgtAATTGCACTTtttctgtgtacttcatttacagtactctaattactgagaagtagaattgctaaaagggttttaggttagcaacagcagtgggTAACTGGTTCAGACTGAACTAAGTCTTATGAaacgtgtgtttcatatggtaacaaaatatggttttgataaattagtgtatagtttttgcaagtgttttatttttgcaaagggtctgaggtgttctgctaattgtgtgtgtggtgctaattgtgtgtagtgtttttcaAAATAGTGCTTAAGCAATCAGGGGAAAAAAGCTATAGGCCTAATAGGCTATGTAGCATATCCGCAATAAATTGTCTAAAAACGACTATACCTTTATTGTATATTTTGgtgagttgtgtacttacattatcccaaatgtttccaacaatgttcaaaccaAGAGAAATCTGTAATTGTGTTTAACGTCACGGACTGTGTAATTTGGAGGAGGTGAATGCCATGTGTTGAATAATCCAACATTTTTCTTCAACTTGGTTGTTGCTTTGCAGGCAGCATAATTAATTGACATATAATGACTTTGTGGTGAAAATGGGTATTACACAATAAAAGGGCCATTGGGGAATATGTTGtcatgaaataaacacacacacacacacacacacacacacacacacacacacacacacacacacataatggaAGTTTAACTCTTGCATAATATTCATAGAGAAGAGTTAAATACATGGGAAAGTGATATCAGTGACAGCAAACAATACAGTTAAGACATTTTATCagaaaaaaagtacatttacagCTGTACTATACTAATATACTTcatcataatttatttattgatagTTTGTATAAATAATCAGAATTtacaaagtaactagtaactgaatTTATCAACCAAAtctggagtagaagtaaaaagtaacgtaaaatggaaatacttaagtacatttggATTTAAGTAGCCTACAGAAACATTACTTTTTTCTAACTTCTCAGAAAGTGAGTAGACAATGTGTTTGAACACCTTCCAAAATTTCTTTTGTAACAACAACCAGaaactctttaaaaaacaatttaaagaaatatctcaacaaaccCTTATACACGGATCCATGGTGTTCGATTGACTCAATCAATTGTTTTCTTATATCACTAACCATAAAAGTAGAATTCATTTCACACTTTGTCAATGAGcatacattcatacacacaaagCCTACAACAAACAGTACATGCACCTGTTTAtaagtgtgaactgtttgctgAACATTCAGACAGTCCACAGTGACGTCTCAATGCTATGGCTTTCCTTTcaaaattaattgatttatcaaTTCAGTTCAAAAAACTTCATTTGTCTCTCGGGAATCAATTTTCAGAGGCAATTAGTGTAGTTCAGTACTGCTTGGTTATCTCATTTACTGTCCTGTCTCAGTTTCCAGATAAGGTTCTTGACAGTTTATAATGCTGCCATTGCTGTAGTGTTCCAACATGGGAAACACAAAGCATCCATGTGGCTCATTCTGGTTCAAAGACTCCTCTGAGATGACTGGTGGAGCATTATCCTTTAGACGCTTCTGGAGACATTCTTCCTGTAAAGAGAAAGGGCAAACAAATTGTCCCGATAAAATGAGAAAGTCACCATATGCTGTGTTTCAGTATCTACATTTACATCTGATGTTGAGCCATTTGTCTGATTCACACTAACTAGAAAGACAACAAAATAAccagttaacccttgtgttgtccttcgggtcccagtgacccgaaggacaacacaaggattatgtacttccatttactttg includes:
- the LOC120546223 gene encoding histidine triad nucleotide-binding protein 3-like — protein: MGTQGASGSEDCPFCQIANNQTDAEILLSDDELLCFRDIKPSATHHYLVVPRTHINNCKTLQEDDIPLVERMEKMGRSILEKNKVSNLNDVRMGFHVPPFSSVPHLHLHALAPASTMNFKSQLRYGQQSHWFIPVDNILSQLKTRGEVK